From the genome of bacterium, one region includes:
- the fliF gene encoding flagellar M-ring protein FliF, whose protein sequence is MGNPLDTLRELWQRLTVNQRGTLVIGIGLIVAIAAAAVSYTTRPVMATLYSGLEAKDAAAVADQLRDQKIQFDVSSDGTIKVPQEHVNSLRLTFAEKGIPHSGELGYELFDKPMLGLTDQLQKLNQRRAIEGELARTMGAIEGVENARVHLVIPEQRLFREDQKPATASIVLTLKSGYSMNKKQVAALTSLTAYAVEGLDPQHVTIMDSEGNPLTNGPRDELAGLSSTQLETQALVEQELERKAQALLEDVVGTGRSRVEVTVKLNWNRVERTLEDFDPDRIATLSEESQSSDDPATGTTEKIVTNYQVPRTVEKIVPAVGTIEKIWASVLIDGSYSSATGADGAPTQQYVERTPQELEKFRSMVSSALGIDADRSDELTVMSFQFSQDNGPAADEVAQPTGWLSLLLQFADKIILVIVLVLAFFAVRGALSKMSQRLPALPGAPAVTMIGSGEHAQLAGATAGHAHSGGAASQLQQSPVAGMAALSGGAMSPMGQATTVMSSDGSPKVVFKSATSGTQLIELDDGGPSVEALKAQEMLNRTVAFVTAKPDNAAQILRSWVMDGTN, encoded by the coding sequence ATGGGAAATCCACTCGATACATTGCGCGAATTGTGGCAGCGGCTGACCGTTAATCAGCGGGGCACGCTGGTCATCGGCATCGGGCTCATCGTCGCGATCGCGGCCGCCGCCGTGTCTTACACGACGCGGCCTGTTATGGCGACACTGTATAGCGGCTTGGAAGCCAAAGACGCCGCCGCCGTTGCCGATCAGCTTCGCGACCAAAAAATCCAGTTCGACGTATCCAGCGACGGCACGATCAAGGTGCCGCAGGAGCACGTCAACTCGCTGCGGTTAACGTTTGCCGAAAAGGGCATACCGCATTCCGGCGAATTGGGTTATGAACTGTTTGACAAACCGATGCTCGGTCTGACCGATCAATTGCAGAAGCTCAACCAGAGGCGCGCGATTGAAGGTGAACTTGCGCGCACGATGGGCGCCATTGAAGGCGTGGAAAACGCCCGCGTGCACCTGGTGATACCGGAGCAGCGTCTATTTCGCGAAGATCAGAAACCCGCAACGGCCTCGATAGTGTTGACCTTGAAGTCAGGCTATTCGATGAATAAGAAGCAGGTCGCGGCGCTGACGAGTCTGACCGCTTATGCCGTGGAAGGGCTCGACCCGCAGCACGTCACGATCATGGATTCAGAAGGCAATCCGCTCACCAACGGCCCGCGCGATGAGTTGGCCGGGTTGTCCTCGACTCAATTGGAAACGCAGGCACTCGTTGAGCAGGAGCTCGAGCGGAAGGCGCAGGCGCTTCTGGAAGACGTCGTCGGGACGGGGCGCTCGCGCGTGGAAGTTACGGTCAAGCTTAACTGGAATCGCGTGGAACGCACGCTGGAAGACTTTGACCCTGACCGCATCGCGACACTCTCCGAGGAGTCGCAATCGAGCGACGATCCCGCGACCGGGACGACAGAAAAAATTGTGACGAACTATCAAGTGCCCCGCACAGTCGAAAAGATTGTACCGGCGGTCGGCACGATTGAGAAAATATGGGCCTCCGTCTTGATTGACGGGAGCTATTCGAGCGCGACGGGCGCGGACGGCGCGCCGACACAACAGTATGTCGAGCGAACGCCGCAGGAATTAGAGAAATTTCGCTCGATGGTATCCAGTGCGCTGGGAATTGACGCCGACCGCAGCGATGAGCTGACTGTCATGTCCTTCCAGTTCTCGCAGGACAACGGCCCGGCGGCGGACGAAGTCGCGCAGCCGACAGGTTGGCTCAGTTTGCTGCTGCAATTCGCGGATAAGATCATCCTGGTGATCGTGCTCGTGCTGGCGTTCTTCGCCGTGCGCGGCGCATTAAGCAAGATGAGTCAGCGACTTCCTGCGCTTCCCGGCGCTCCGGCTGTGACGATGATCGGATCGGGCGAACACGCGCAACTCGCGGGCGCCACGGCCGGTCACGCGCATTCCGGCGGCGCAGCATCGCAACTTCAGCAAAGTCCAGTTGCCGGGATGGCCGCACTAAGCGGCGGCGCGATGTCGCCGATGGGACAAGCGACCACGGTAATGAGCAGCGACGGTTCGCCGAAGGTCGTCTTCAAGAGTGCAACGAGCGGCACGCAACTGATCGAACTCGATGACGGCGGTCCGTCCGTGGAAGCGCTGAAAGCGCAAGAGATGTTGAATCGAACGGTTGCCTTCGTCACGGCGAAGCCAGACAATGCAGCGCAAATCCTGAGAAGCTGGGTGATGGATGGCACCAACTGA
- a CDS encoding ABC transporter permease gives MRFYSPEGASRWWSMVVKEFLQLKRDRLTFGMIIGIPIIQLMLFGYAINSDPRHMPTGLLIQDHSDIVRTLVATLKNSDYFTIVGEVPDEESGRAALAQGTIQFLVNIPPDFTRQLLRGEHPALLLEADATDPAATGMALSSVSTLAELTARRELTGALSHLAPSPAPFEVRVQRLYNPEGNTHFNIVPGLMGVILTMTMVLMTGLAITRERERGTMENLLAMPVLPFEVMAGKIVPYIVIGLLQATIILIAARVLFHIPMFGSLLTLYLAAFVFVAANLMVGITISSLVRNQLQAMQMTFFFFLPNILLSGFMFPFRGMPMWAQHIGNVLPLTHFHRVVRGIVLKGNTLPDLWPDIWPMMVFGTAMLVIAVGFYRRTLD, from the coding sequence ATGAGATTCTACAGCCCCGAGGGCGCGTCCCGCTGGTGGAGCATGGTCGTCAAGGAGTTCTTGCAGCTCAAACGCGATCGCTTGACATTCGGCATGATCATCGGCATTCCGATTATTCAATTAATGTTGTTCGGCTATGCCATCAACAGCGATCCGCGGCACATGCCGACCGGCTTGCTGATACAAGACCACAGCGACATCGTCCGCACGCTGGTCGCGACGCTAAAGAATTCAGACTACTTCACCATCGTCGGGGAAGTTCCTGACGAAGAGTCGGGCCGTGCCGCGTTGGCGCAGGGTACGATACAATTTCTGGTCAACATTCCACCGGACTTCACGCGCCAGCTCTTGCGCGGTGAACATCCGGCTTTACTCCTTGAGGCGGACGCCACCGACCCCGCCGCGACCGGCATGGCGCTCTCGTCCGTCAGCACTCTGGCCGAGTTGACGGCCCGCCGTGAATTGACCGGCGCCCTGTCGCACTTGGCCCCCTCCCCTGCTCCTTTCGAGGTCAGGGTACAACGGCTCTACAATCCCGAGGGCAACACGCACTTCAACATTGTTCCCGGTTTAATGGGCGTGATTCTCACGATGACGATGGTGCTGATGACCGGACTGGCCATTACGCGGGAACGCGAACGCGGGACCATGGAAAACCTCCTGGCGATGCCGGTACTCCCCTTCGAGGTGATGGCGGGCAAAATCGTCCCGTATATCGTGATCGGCCTGTTGCAAGCGACGATCATTCTCATTGCAGCGCGAGTGCTTTTCCATATCCCCATGTTTGGCAGTCTTCTGACGCTGTATTTGGCGGCGTTCGTATTCGTTGCGGCCAATCTGATGGTGGGCATCACCATCTCTTCGCTCGTGCGCAACCAGCTTCAGGCGATGCAGATGACCTTCTTTTTCTTCCTGCCGAATATTCTTTTGTCAGGCTTCATGTTTCCCTTCCGCGGCATGCCGATGTGGGCGCAGCACATCGGCAACGTCTTGCCGTTGACCCATTTCCATCGAGTCGTGCGCGGCATTGTGCTGAAAGGCAACACTCTGCCTGATCTCTGGCCCGACATCTGGCCCATGATGGTCTTCGGCACGGCGATGCTGGTCATCGCGGTCGGATTCTATCGCCGAACGTTAGACTAA
- the fliE gene encoding flagellar hook-basal body complex protein FliE, whose translation MIYGIDRLTPIPPIASGKNESSPTGGASFGDTLSQFIGDVNKMQVEAGEKTQLFATGQIQDVHEVMSAVEEASISMALLLEIRKKALEGYQELMRTPV comes from the coding sequence ATGATCTACGGAATTGACCGGCTGACGCCGATTCCGCCAATTGCCTCCGGTAAGAACGAGAGTTCGCCGACCGGCGGCGCGAGTTTCGGTGACACTCTATCTCAGTTTATCGGTGATGTGAACAAAATGCAGGTTGAAGCCGGCGAGAAGACGCAACTCTTCGCCACCGGCCAGATCCAAGACGTTCACGAAGTCATGTCGGCCGTCGAAGAGGCGTCCATCTCGATGGCGCTGCTGTTGGAAATTCGCAAGAAAGCGCTCGAAGGCTATCAGGAGCTGATGCGCACGCCCGTGTAA
- a CDS encoding HlyD family efflux transporter periplasmic adaptor subunit encodes MKTPKFSTLLSVILAGLTGLLLVVGCGTKPPDQYQGYVEGDFVNVASSQPGRLDSVMVQRGSTVAANAPLFSLDAQVESAVLRQSEQQLLAARSQLEDLQQGRRPQEIDVIQAQLAQAEANEKLTQSTLRREDAVFKSGGVSPEQMEIVRAQADQAAARVRELRNQLKVASLPARSDQVQAQAALVQAAQAAYDQAKWRLDQKAVSAVTGGLVYDVLYEVGEWVPTGAPVVRLLPPANLKLRFYVPETHLGKLSPGQSVLVTIDGRTGELPATISYISASAEFTPPIIYSNETRSKLVFMVEARPADGATRLNVGQPVSVRLP; translated from the coding sequence ATGAAGACACCGAAATTCTCAACGCTGCTCTCTGTTATCCTTGCGGGGCTGACAGGCTTGCTGTTGGTGGTCGGCTGCGGCACCAAGCCTCCGGACCAGTATCAAGGTTACGTCGAAGGCGACTTCGTTAACGTGGCTTCGTCTCAGCCGGGCCGCTTGGACAGCGTCATGGTGCAGCGCGGCTCGACCGTGGCCGCAAACGCCCCATTGTTTTCGTTGGATGCTCAAGTCGAGTCGGCAGTACTGCGGCAATCCGAACAGCAGTTGCTGGCCGCCCGGTCGCAGCTTGAGGACTTGCAGCAGGGCCGTCGTCCGCAAGAAATTGACGTGATTCAGGCGCAATTGGCCCAAGCCGAAGCGAACGAGAAGCTCACGCAGTCCACCCTCCGCCGCGAGGACGCCGTGTTTAAATCTGGCGGAGTGTCCCCGGAGCAAATGGAAATTGTGCGCGCCCAGGCCGACCAGGCCGCCGCTCGGGTCCGCGAGTTGCGAAACCAACTGAAAGTCGCCTCTCTCCCCGCACGCTCGGATCAGGTGCAGGCGCAGGCCGCTCTGGTGCAGGCGGCGCAAGCCGCCTACGACCAGGCCAAGTGGCGGCTCGACCAAAAAGCCGTCAGCGCCGTGACCGGTGGGTTGGTTTACGATGTATTGTACGAGGTGGGGGAATGGGTACCAACTGGAGCGCCCGTGGTCCGACTGCTTCCGCCAGCAAACCTCAAACTGCGGTTCTATGTACCGGAGACGCATTTAGGCAAGCTGTCGCCCGGCCAATCCGTTCTCGTGACGATAGATGGCCGCACCGGCGAGCTTCCGGCTACGATTTCCTACATCTCCGCGAGTGCCGAATTTACGCCGCCGATCATCTACAGCAACGAAACGCGTTCCAAACTTGTCTTCATGGTCGAAGCGCGACCCGCTGATGGCGCTACACGCCTCAACGTCGGCCAGCCTGTGAGCGTAAGACTCCCGTGA
- the flgC gene encoding flagellar basal body rod protein FlgC has product MELHPLFSGMNSSVSGMTAQRKRMNAIAENIANIETTRTEEGGPYRRKVTVLAEDERFETALERSTNQKLARSDSDHMFGRDEDKLLSPMNGVQATIERDPSAFREVYDPDHPDADENGIVKLPNVDLVQEMTELISASRAFEANVTAFNATKAMMKKALDL; this is encoded by the coding sequence ATGGAACTTCACCCCCTATTCTCTGGCATGAATTCGAGTGTGTCGGGCATGACAGCCCAACGCAAGCGCATGAATGCCATCGCCGAGAACATTGCGAACATCGAAACGACTCGCACGGAGGAAGGCGGCCCGTACCGCCGCAAGGTCACCGTGCTGGCCGAAGATGAGCGCTTTGAAACCGCGCTGGAGCGGAGCACAAACCAGAAGCTAGCGCGCAGCGACAGCGATCACATGTTCGGGCGCGATGAAGACAAGCTGCTATCGCCGATGAACGGTGTCCAGGCGACCATCGAGCGCGATCCGTCGGCGTTTCGCGAGGTCTATGATCCCGATCATCCCGACGCTGACGAAAACGGTATCGTGAAGTTGCCCAACGTGGACTTGGTGCAGGAGATGACAGAATTGATCAGCGCCTCCCGCGCATTTGAAGCCAATGTGACAGCCTTCAACGCAACGAAAGCCATGATGAAAAAGGCGCTCGACCTGTAG
- a CDS encoding ABC transporter ATP-binding protein: MNSELAIDVHDLVKCFGHKRVVNQVSLQVKRGEIFGFLGPNGSGKTTTIRMMCGLLTPDSGSGTCLGYDILKQSAGIKRHVGYMTQRFSYWEDLTIRENLEFVARMYYMPDRRTAVNTTLDELGLTSRANQLVGQLSGGWKQRLALAACMLHRPELLLLDEPTAGVDPSARRDFWEELHLLASRGISVLVSTHYMDEAERCHKLAYIANGKLLAKGTSPEIVASQNLSTFIVYGEHLLELSEALQITPGIAQTVLFGTALHVSGLDAAQTRATIDRAVAGTSRRVEQVETGLEDVFIYLMKTAAPQNGSPS; this comes from the coding sequence GTGAACTCCGAACTTGCGATAGACGTCCACGACCTCGTCAAGTGCTTTGGCCACAAGCGCGTGGTGAATCAGGTCTCGCTGCAGGTGAAGCGCGGTGAGATATTCGGTTTTCTCGGGCCCAATGGCAGCGGCAAAACGACGACGATTCGCATGATGTGCGGCCTGCTGACTCCCGACTCAGGCAGCGGTACCTGTTTGGGCTACGACATTCTCAAGCAGAGCGCGGGTATCAAGCGGCATGTAGGCTACATGACGCAGCGCTTTTCGTATTGGGAAGATCTCACAATTCGCGAGAATCTCGAGTTCGTGGCCCGCATGTACTACATGCCGGATCGCCGCACCGCAGTCAACACCACGCTCGACGAACTCGGCTTGACCTCGCGCGCCAATCAACTGGTCGGCCAACTTTCCGGTGGTTGGAAGCAGCGGCTGGCGCTGGCCGCCTGTATGCTGCATCGGCCGGAACTGCTCTTGTTGGATGAACCGACCGCCGGCGTGGATCCCTCGGCACGGCGCGATTTTTGGGAGGAACTTCATCTTTTGGCCAGCCGTGGGATCTCGGTGCTGGTCAGCACGCACTACATGGACGAAGCGGAACGCTGTCATAAGCTGGCCTACATTGCTAACGGGAAACTGCTGGCCAAAGGCACCTCACCCGAAATTGTGGCGTCGCAGAACCTCAGCACCTTTATTGTCTACGGCGAGCATCTGCTCGAACTCTCCGAGGCCCTGCAGATTACGCCGGGGATTGCTCAGACTGTTCTGTTTGGCACCGCTCTGCATGTCAGCGGCCTGGACGCGGCACAGACGCGTGCCACGATTGATCGCGCCGTCGCCGGAACATCGCGTCGGGTTGAGCAGGTCGAGACCGGGCTAGAAGACGTGTTTATCTATCTGATGAAAACGGCCGCCCCGCAGAATGGGAGCCCGTCATGA
- the uvrA gene encoding excinuclease ABC subunit UvrA: protein MESPFLRISGAREHNLQNVSLDLPRNHLIVITGISGSGKSSLAFDTLYAEGQRRYVESLSAYARQFLGLMEKPDVDAIEGLSPAISIQQKAGIRNPRSTVATVTEIYDYLRLLYARIGKPHCPNCGKPIQRQTAQEIVDALLNLPEGSKIQLLAPVVTGRKGEYREIFESIQRDGFVRVRVDGEIRSLDEKFDLDKKRRHTIEVVVDRLVVKDGLRGRLTDSVETTLRLSSGLLIATIEGRKERIFSERFACPDCNISIQEVEPRLFSFNSPFGACERCTGLGFKMEIDPERVVPNDELSIEDGAIASLSGGTDGWMGNMLDSVARKFKIGLTVPWKKLKPEQTQVILYGSGKKEVAFVWEGQKSRFETTGKWEGIIPNLMRRYQQTTSTQVREWIEDFMGNIPCPDCQGARLKPEALSVLVQGQNIHHVCDLSIGHAHDFFSSLTLNERDTLIARQILKEVRERLTFLLDVGLDYLTLNRAAGSLSGGEAQRIRLATQIGSQLTGVMYILDEPSIGLHQRDNDRLIATLKRLRDIGNTVIVVEHDRDTIEAADHVVDLGPGAGRHGGQVVAQGTPFEVAKIEHSLTGRFLSGLDRIEVPSQRRPGAGKNLGIRRARGNNLKDVSVDFPLGTFTVVTGVSGSGKSTLINETLYRALAQKFYSSKEPPLPYGQLTGLGHIDKVIDIDQSPIGRTPRSNPATYTGLFTQIRDLFSQLPEAKMRGYKPGRFSFNVKGGRCENCQGDGIIKIEMHFLPDVYVPCEVCHGKRYNRETLEVRWKGKSIADVLDMTVSEGREFFESMPSISRKLATLEEVGLGYIHLGQQATTLSGGEAQRVKLATELSRVATGRTIYILDEPTTGLHFHDIKLLLKVLHTLVDRGNTVLVIEHNLDVIKTADWIIDLGPEGGERGGEILVAGTPEDVAKHKLSHTGRYLKLELEARRNADVAKSNGRRRNEVSPA from the coding sequence ATGGAATCGCCGTTTTTACGGATTTCGGGCGCCCGCGAACACAATCTCCAGAATGTCTCGCTGGACTTGCCACGAAATCACTTGATTGTCATCACCGGGATTTCCGGGTCGGGGAAGTCCTCCTTGGCTTTTGATACGCTTTACGCCGAGGGTCAGCGACGCTATGTCGAGTCCCTGTCGGCGTATGCCCGTCAGTTCTTAGGACTGATGGAGAAGCCGGACGTTGATGCAATCGAAGGACTCTCACCCGCGATCTCCATTCAACAGAAGGCCGGCATTCGCAATCCGCGTTCGACCGTTGCGACAGTCACCGAAATTTACGATTACCTACGTCTGCTTTATGCGCGCATCGGCAAACCGCATTGCCCGAACTGCGGCAAACCGATTCAACGGCAGACGGCGCAGGAAATCGTGGATGCCCTGCTGAATCTCCCCGAAGGCTCCAAGATCCAACTGCTCGCTCCGGTCGTCACAGGCCGCAAAGGTGAGTACCGCGAGATCTTCGAGAGCATCCAGCGCGACGGCTTCGTGCGCGTCCGCGTAGACGGCGAGATTCGTTCACTCGATGAGAAATTTGACCTCGATAAGAAGCGCCGTCATACCATTGAAGTCGTCGTGGATCGTCTGGTCGTTAAGGACGGCCTGCGCGGCCGCCTGACTGACTCGGTGGAGACGACACTTCGCCTGTCAAGCGGTCTGCTGATCGCCACAATCGAAGGCCGCAAGGAGCGCATCTTCAGCGAGCGTTTCGCCTGTCCTGACTGTAACATCTCGATTCAGGAAGTCGAACCGCGCCTGTTTAGCTTCAACTCACCTTTCGGAGCGTGCGAACGCTGCACGGGCTTGGGCTTCAAGATGGAAATCGATCCTGAGCGCGTCGTCCCGAACGATGAACTCTCAATTGAAGACGGTGCCATTGCCAGTCTCTCGGGCGGTACGGACGGCTGGATGGGCAACATGCTCGACAGCGTCGCCCGCAAGTTCAAGATCGGGCTCACGGTGCCCTGGAAGAAGCTGAAACCCGAGCAGACACAGGTCATTCTGTACGGCTCGGGCAAAAAGGAAGTTGCGTTCGTCTGGGAAGGCCAGAAGTCCCGCTTTGAAACGACGGGCAAATGGGAAGGCATCATTCCCAATCTCATGCGCCGCTATCAGCAGACCACCTCGACGCAGGTGCGTGAGTGGATTGAAGATTTCATGGGCAACATCCCCTGTCCCGATTGTCAAGGCGCGCGTCTGAAACCCGAAGCGCTGTCCGTGCTCGTGCAGGGACAAAACATTCATCACGTCTGCGATCTATCCATCGGGCACGCGCACGATTTCTTCAGCAGTCTGACGCTGAATGAACGCGACACGCTCATTGCGCGCCAGATTCTGAAAGAAGTGCGCGAGCGTTTGACCTTTCTGCTCGACGTTGGCTTGGACTATCTGACGCTCAATCGCGCCGCCGGTAGTCTGTCCGGTGGTGAGGCGCAGCGCATCCGTCTCGCGACCCAAATCGGATCGCAACTAACCGGCGTGATGTACATTCTCGACGAGCCCTCGATCGGCCTGCATCAACGCGACAACGACCGCTTGATTGCCACGCTGAAACGCTTGCGCGACATCGGCAACACCGTCATCGTGGTCGAACATGACCGCGACACAATTGAAGCCGCCGACCACGTCGTGGATCTGGGCCCCGGTGCCGGTCGCCACGGCGGACAGGTCGTCGCGCAGGGCACTCCCTTTGAAGTCGCCAAAATCGAGCATTCGCTCACCGGTCGCTTCTTGAGCGGATTGGATCGCATCGAGGTGCCGTCGCAGCGTCGTCCGGGCGCGGGCAAGAACTTGGGCATTCGCCGCGCTCGCGGCAACAATCTCAAAGACGTCTCGGTGGATTTTCCGCTTGGTACTTTCACGGTCGTCACCGGTGTGTCGGGCTCGGGTAAGTCCACGCTCATCAACGAAACGCTCTATCGCGCGCTGGCGCAAAAGTTCTACAGTTCGAAAGAGCCGCCGCTGCCGTATGGGCAGTTGACCGGACTTGGCCACATCGACAAGGTGATTGACATTGATCAGTCACCGATTGGGCGCACGCCGCGCTCCAATCCCGCGACCTACACCGGTCTGTTCACGCAGATTCGCGATCTCTTCAGCCAACTTCCCGAAGCGAAGATGCGCGGGTACAAACCGGGCCGCTTCTCCTTTAACGTCAAGGGCGGGCGCTGTGAAAATTGTCAGGGCGACGGCATCATCAAAATTGAGATGCACTTCCTGCCCGATGTCTATGTCCCCTGTGAAGTCTGCCACGGCAAGCGCTACAATCGCGAGACGCTCGAAGTTCGCTGGAAAGGCAAGTCCATCGCCGATGTGCTTGATATGACCGTCTCCGAAGGGCGCGAGTTTTTCGAATCCATGCCGTCCATCTCCCGCAAATTAGCGACGCTCGAAGAAGTCGGGTTGGGGTATATTCATCTCGGTCAGCAGGCGACAACGCTATCCGGCGGTGAAGCACAGCGCGTCAAGCTCGCCACTGAACTCTCGCGCGTCGCCACGGGCCGCACGATCTATATTCTTGACGAGCCGACGACCGGCCTGCACTTCCACGACATCAAATTGCTGCTCAAAGTCCTGCACACGCTTGTAGACCGCGGCAACACCGTACTCGTGATTGAACACAACCTTGACGTGATCAAAACGGCGGACTGGATCATTGACCTCGGCCCCGAAGGCGGCGAGCGCGGCGGTGAGATTCTCGTGGCCGGCACTCCCGAAGACGTCGCCAAACACAAACTCAGTCACACGGGCCGCTATCTGAAACTCGAACTGGAAGCGCGCCGCAACGCGGACGTCGCCAAGAGCAATGGCCGCCGCCGCAACGAGGTCAGCCCCGCATGA
- a CDS encoding sigma-54-dependent Fis family transcriptional regulator: MAKNRILVVDDEQHFRDWLVQTLKRRNYAVEACEDGQSALNLLEEGQQFDVIVTDVRMPKMSGLQLLRTTQERFPGVDVVIMTQYGSVPEAVAALKDGAIDFLEKPFPQETLLLRIQKAFESRKLKLENFELKRELGSKFQFNNILGQSPKMIEVLEQLEMIVPTKATVLIQGESGTGKELIARALHENSPRRGGPFVKINCAAMPETLMESELFGHEKGAFTGAIKTVEGRFALAHGGTLLLDEVSEMSTAMQAKLLRVLQEREFEKLGGRETIKIDVRIVATTNRDLKKAIADGQFREDLFHRLNVCPIRVSALRERREDIPVLVSHFVAAYSNEYAKNVQGIDEQAMEQLISYDWPGNVRELQHKIERAVIMCDDSLVRTKHLYLDGIETAPQSETMFTLDAQTTATLAEIEKAAIFRALRVHDNNRTKTAESLGISIRTLRNKLREYREEGIAVD, translated from the coding sequence ATGGCCAAAAACCGTATTCTTGTTGTAGATGACGAACAGCACTTTCGCGATTGGTTGGTCCAGACCCTGAAACGACGGAACTACGCCGTCGAGGCCTGTGAGGACGGTCAATCCGCACTGAACTTGTTAGAAGAGGGTCAGCAGTTTGACGTAATCGTGACGGACGTTCGGATGCCGAAGATGTCCGGTCTGCAGCTCTTGCGGACGACCCAGGAGCGTTTCCCGGGCGTGGACGTGGTCATCATGACCCAATACGGCAGCGTCCCGGAGGCGGTCGCGGCCTTGAAGGACGGCGCGATTGACTTCCTCGAAAAACCCTTCCCGCAGGAGACCCTCCTGCTCAGAATCCAGAAGGCGTTTGAGTCGCGCAAGCTGAAGCTTGAGAATTTTGAGTTGAAGCGCGAACTTGGTTCGAAATTCCAGTTCAACAACATTCTGGGGCAGTCGCCCAAGATGATTGAAGTGCTCGAACAGTTGGAGATGATCGTGCCGACCAAGGCGACGGTCTTGATTCAGGGCGAATCGGGGACGGGCAAGGAATTGATCGCGCGCGCTCTGCACGAAAACAGCCCGCGGCGCGGCGGTCCGTTTGTCAAGATTAACTGCGCGGCGATGCCCGAGACGCTGATGGAATCCGAGCTGTTCGGCCACGAGAAGGGCGCGTTTACCGGGGCGATCAAAACGGTCGAAGGCCGGTTCGCGCTGGCGCACGGCGGCACACTGCTGCTGGATGAAGTCAGCGAGATGTCCACGGCGATGCAGGCCAAGCTATTGCGCGTGCTGCAAGAGCGTGAGTTTGAAAAACTGGGCGGCCGCGAGACGATCAAGATAGATGTGCGTATCGTGGCCACGACCAATCGCGACTTGAAGAAGGCGATTGCCGACGGTCAATTCCGCGAAGACCTGTTCCACCGCTTAAACGTCTGCCCGATCAGGGTTAGCGCGTTGCGCGAACGCCGCGAGGACATTCCGGTACTGGTCAGCCATTTCGTGGCGGCCTATTCGAATGAGTACGCGAAGAATGTGCAGGGAATTGACGAGCAGGCGATGGAGCAGCTCATCAGCTACGATTGGCCGGGCAACGTGCGCGAGTTGCAGCACAAGATCGAACGCGCCGTTATCATGTGCGACGACAGCCTCGTGCGCACCAAGCACCTTTATCTGGACGGAATCGAGACAGCGCCGCAATCCGAGACAATGTTCACGCTGGACGCGCAGACGACGGCGACGCTGGCTGAGATCGAGAAGGCCGCGATCTTCCGGGCATTGCGAGTCCACGACAACAACCGCACCAAGACCGCTGAGTCGCTGGGGATCTCAATTCGTACGCTCCGCAACAAGTTGCGCGAGTACCGTGAAGAGGGCATTGCCGTAGATTAG